The proteins below are encoded in one region of Triticum aestivum cultivar Chinese Spring chromosome 1B, IWGSC CS RefSeq v2.1, whole genome shotgun sequence:
- the LOC123086471 gene encoding tryptophan decarboxylase 1, which translates to MGSLDTNPTTFSAFPNDKAAAFEPLNPEDVRAYLHKAVDFISDYYTNVESMPVLPNVKPGYLQDELSASPPTYSAPFDVTMKELRTSVVPGMTHWASPNFFAFFPSTNSAAAIAGDLIASAMNTVGFTWQASPAATEMEVLALDWLAQLLRLPTTFMNRTSTGRGTGGGVILGTTSEAMLVTLVAARDAALRRSGSVGVADLPRLTVYAADQTHSTFFKACRLAGFDPANIRSIPTGPETDYGLDPANLLKIIQADADAGLVPTYVCATVGTTSSNAVDPVGAIADVAAMFNAWVHVDAAYAGSACICPEFRHHLDGVERVDSISMSPHKWLLTCLDCTCLYVRDAHRLSDSLETNPEYLKNDATESGEVTDLKDMQVGVGRRFRGLKLWMVMRTYGTAKLQEHIRSDVAMAKMFEDFVRADDRFEVVVPRNFALVCFRIKATGAMTEEDADEANRVLMENLNKTGKAYLAHTVVGDRFVLRFAVGSSLQEERHVRSAWDLIKKTTSSIMD; encoded by the coding sequence ATGGGCAGCTTGGACACCAACCCAACGACCTTCTCCGCCTTCCCCAACGACAAGGCGGCAGCGTTCGAGCCGCTAAACCCGGAAGATGTCCGTGCATACCTCCACAAGGCCGTCGACTTCATCTCCGACTACTACACCAATGTCGAGTCCATGCCCGTTCTTCCTAACGTGAAGCCGGGATACCTGCAGGACGAGCTCAGCGCGTCCCCGCCGACCTACTCGGCGCCGTTCGATGTCACCATGAAGGAGCTTAGGACCTCCGTTGTCCCCGGCATGACGCATTGGGCCAGCCCTaacttcttcgccttcttcccctcCACCAACAGCGCCGCTGCTATCGCTGGCGACCTCATCGCCTCCGCCATGAACACCGTCGGGTTCACGTGGCAGGCCTCTCCGGCGGCCACCGAGATGGAGGTTCTCGCGCTCGACTGGCTTGCACAGCTCCTTCGCCTCCCCACCACCTTCATGAACCGCACCAGCACCGGTCGGGGCACCGGTGGTGGGGTCATCCTTGGCACCACGAGCGAAGCAATGCTCGTCACGCTAGTCGCCGCACGTGATGCCGCGCTGCGTCGGAGCGGCTCCGTTGGCGTGGCCGACCTGCCACGCTTGACTGTGTATGCTGCCGACCAGACCCACTCCACGTTCTTCAAGGCATGTCGGCTTGCAGGCTTTGATCCCGCCAACATTCGCTCCATCCCTACCGGGCCAGAAACCGACTACGGGCTTGACCCGGCCAACCTTCTCAAGATCATACAAGCTGACGCCGACGCCGGCCTCGTGCCAACATATGTCTGTGCCACAGTGGGCACAACGTCTTCCAACGCCGTCGACCCGGTGGGCGCCATCGCCGACGTTGCCGCCATGTTTAATGCATGGGTCCATGTCGACGCTGCCTACGCTGGCAGTGCGTGCATCTGCCCGGAGTTCCGCCACCATCTCGATGGCGTCGAGCGCGTGGACTCCATAAGCATGAGCCCACACAAATGGCTTCTCACATGTCTCGATTGCACCTGTCTCTACGTCCGTGATGCTCACCGCCTCAGCGACTCGCTGGAGACCAACCCAGAGTACCTCAAGAACGATGCTACAGAGTCAGGCGAGGTCACCGATCTTAAGGACATGCAAGTCGGCGTCGGTCGGCGCTTCCGTGGGCTCAAGCTCTGGATGGTCATGCGCACCTATGGTACCGCAAAGCTCCAAGAGCATATCCGTAGCGACGTCGCCATGGCCAAGATGTTTGAAGATTTTGTTCGTGCCGACGACAGGTTCGAGGTGGTCGTACCAAGGAACTTTGCTCTTGTGTGCTTCAGGATCAAGGCGACTGGAGCCATGACGGAGGAGGATGCCGATGAGGCTAACCGTGTGCTAATGGAGAATCTGAACAAGACCGGTAAGGCTTATCTTGCACACACGGTGGTTGGTGATAGGTTCGTGCTTCGGTTCGCCGTGGGGTCGTCCCTGCAGGAGGAGAGGCATGTGAGGAGTGCCTGGGACCTCATCAAGAAGACTACTAGCAGTATCATGGATTAA